Proteins from one Haloarchaeobius litoreus genomic window:
- the surE gene encoding 5'/3'-nucleotidase SurE has protein sequence MDDDLEILLTNDDGIESPGFRALYDSLSDLGDVTAVAPATDQSAVGRAISSRVDIAEHELGYAIEGTPADCVVAGLQAICPNPDLVVSGCNKGANLGHYVLGRSGTVSAAVEAAFFGVPAIAASLYVPLDPNDDREWTDVDVPESKYREATRATTYLVKHALGAGVFDHADYLNLNAPVPDYCTGDIEITRPSHMYDMDATVDDGIASLHDRVWERMAAGDVPDPEGTDRRAIVDGHVSVSPLTAPHTTEHHEALDALAATYNSD, from the coding sequence ATGGACGACGACCTCGAGATCCTCCTCACCAACGACGACGGCATCGAGAGTCCGGGGTTCAGAGCCCTCTACGACTCGCTCTCGGACCTCGGTGACGTCACCGCCGTCGCACCCGCGACCGACCAGAGCGCCGTCGGTCGTGCGATCTCCAGCCGGGTCGACATCGCCGAGCACGAGCTCGGCTACGCTATCGAGGGCACCCCCGCGGACTGCGTCGTCGCCGGCCTCCAGGCCATCTGCCCGAACCCCGACCTCGTCGTCTCCGGCTGCAACAAGGGGGCCAACCTCGGCCACTACGTCCTCGGCCGCTCCGGCACCGTCAGCGCCGCCGTCGAGGCCGCGTTCTTCGGCGTTCCCGCCATCGCAGCGTCTCTGTACGTCCCACTCGACCCCAACGACGACCGGGAGTGGACCGACGTCGACGTCCCCGAATCGAAGTACCGCGAGGCGACCCGTGCCACCACCTACCTCGTGAAGCACGCCCTCGGAGCCGGCGTGTTCGACCACGCCGACTACCTCAACCTCAACGCACCCGTCCCCGACTACTGCACCGGTGACATCGAGATCACCCGCCCGTCGCACATGTACGACATGGACGCCACCGTCGACGACGGCATCGCCTCCCTCCACGACCGCGTCTGGGAACGCATGGCAGCCGGTGACGTCCCCGACCCCGAAGGAACCGACCGTCGCGCCATCGTCGACGGCCACGTCAGCGTCTCCCCCCTCACCGCCCCCCACACCACCGAGCACCACGAGGCACTCGACGCACTGGCGGCAACCTACAACTCCGACTGA
- a CDS encoding PKD domain-containing protein encodes MRIYAVALLLLTQAVLPGAVAAADDEQTRALTTPNEPPLAEAGLDQRVPHGRTVLLDGRGSRDPDGNITGFEWTVTRPDGSLVTPDCPTCPRTTFTPNETGTYQVELTVSDDDGASTSDSLFVEVTVGNGPTVSLSGPTTTTAGATTEFVADAQAGSAELDRIEWRVDGTVVATRDLDGATENATLEGTFPSSGAYTVSARVFDASNRSDSDTRPISVTGTAPPGNGTTPNGSVPVLPGPGNPGGPSSPGGPGAPGAPGNGGGNASTLAEQYDPVVRGPQVVTGSRPLSASYRLGNSPSAAALQQVVWFRGSGRFDSGDSTRVDWSPGDHRLFALVDYTDGSTDVVSFPNGRTTVVADPQPSLALSELDADGRVSGSFTAGDNYGNLVDVVVEIDGQTVYERHASRAGSRPTLGSRVESEFALADVEPNSTHEVVVRATDGRGQTATLRRDAASSGEIEVVRAEFVNTPVDSYHERLDPDRYTAHHVIEVRLNGNSPDDLQTYYSGTTGVDMISNDSSNRELIQRSGEDVLVIHSFWTSETPRDYTITYLIENDSPSSESLVGNSQFTVEPSDPVLVLTTLTDGTEPEVNDWGVVVDATQSFDPDHTRLRFDWSGGANPTPGNPMIGEFDRMGMGELEVRDGNDGFSAQRCCFMQFFVPQIESVEQLNEGPFNATDIVQFEISSDNWGFTKSSGGYYDVDLSYESESRYVTVLSNDETPLEYRTEEQGDEQRQYSQRTIVEVQAAALSEDTVQPTVALYNDAHPDRVRTNVTLPTVEVRNQTTTEQFRDNITVESLAYEVRRENGTKHQVVTDQSELQVYIREGYQIVSETRRTTGVLLERRIEREEEHTSRISFGTEEDRAEYLRENANARSAGSRAVTQTQTEYVWRDSRGGPGTYTDQTRMRTIPAQTRTLTQYETEVRHTQTETEMVRTPYEHTVRRTSERPVTRCNQMVGCYEVTVTETVTDTVTDYRMVPTPVEETWWTTSTYWSTVPQSPGDSPTGRTKQVVVSESRQVQEYRFAVESQGQVTRETFFATQTQSETVEEWETYQTVQNEVIAQKFAKRDDIRVGNVEQELTWTVATRGETTEVVSEYEDPTNVVETIAIVTGEVREREFNPITAETEVVTVDTFREEVIRDGVVSTYYLIRSVSSQESNCLTGDYCED; translated from the coding sequence CCACGTACCACGTTCACTCCGAACGAGACGGGCACGTACCAGGTCGAACTGACCGTCAGCGACGACGACGGAGCCAGCACCTCGGACTCGCTATTCGTCGAAGTGACGGTCGGGAACGGGCCGACTGTCTCGCTCTCCGGGCCAACGACCACCACGGCCGGAGCCACGACCGAGTTCGTCGCCGACGCCCAGGCAGGGAGTGCCGAACTCGACCGCATCGAGTGGCGCGTCGACGGCACCGTCGTCGCCACGCGGGACCTCGACGGCGCTACCGAGAATGCGACCCTGGAAGGAACCTTCCCTAGCTCTGGAGCCTACACCGTCTCCGCACGCGTGTTCGACGCCTCCAACCGGTCGGATTCGGACACACGACCGATCTCGGTCACCGGAACCGCACCGCCGGGTAACGGAACCACTCCGAACGGCAGTGTGCCTGTCCTCCCCGGTCCAGGCAATCCCGGTGGTCCCAGTAGTCCCGGTGGTCCTGGGGCCCCCGGCGCCCCTGGAAACGGTGGCGGTAATGCCAGCACCCTCGCGGAACAGTACGACCCCGTCGTCCGCGGCCCCCAGGTCGTGACTGGCTCACGACCTCTCAGTGCATCCTACCGTCTTGGCAACTCCCCGTCAGCTGCGGCGCTCCAGCAGGTCGTCTGGTTCCGCGGCTCCGGGCGGTTCGACTCGGGTGACTCCACCCGCGTCGACTGGTCACCCGGCGACCATCGGCTGTTCGCCCTCGTCGACTACACCGACGGTTCGACCGACGTGGTGTCCTTCCCGAACGGTCGGACCACCGTCGTAGCCGACCCACAGCCCTCGCTCGCACTCTCCGAACTCGACGCTGACGGCCGTGTTAGCGGGAGTTTCACCGCCGGCGACAACTACGGTAACCTCGTCGACGTCGTCGTGGAGATCGACGGACAGACCGTTTACGAACGTCACGCCAGCCGTGCTGGGAGCCGCCCCACGCTTGGTTCCCGTGTCGAGTCCGAATTCGCGCTCGCCGATGTCGAGCCGAACTCCACGCACGAGGTCGTCGTTCGGGCGACCGACGGCCGTGGACAGACTGCGACGCTTCGGCGCGACGCAGCGTCGTCTGGCGAGATCGAGGTCGTCCGCGCCGAGTTCGTGAATACCCCCGTGGACTCGTACCACGAGCGACTCGATCCTGACCGGTATACGGCGCATCACGTGATTGAAGTGCGGTTGAATGGTAACTCGCCAGATGATTTACAAACGTATTATTCTGGTACCACAGGTGTAGATATGATTTCTAATGACAGTTCGAATAGGGAGTTGATTCAGAGAAGCGGTGAAGACGTACTCGTTATTCATTCATTCTGGACGTCAGAGACACCAAGAGATTATACCATCACTTATCTAATAGAAAATGATAGTCCGAGTTCAGAGTCATTAGTCGGTAATTCACAATTCACAGTAGAGCCTAGTGACCCTGTTCTAGTACTTACGACCCTTACTGACGGAACAGAGCCAGAGGTTAATGACTGGGGTGTCGTGGTCGATGCAACTCAGTCATTCGATCCAGATCATACAAGACTCCGATTCGATTGGAGTGGAGGGGCGAATCCCACTCCAGGAAATCCTATGATTGGCGAGTTTGACAGGATGGGAATGGGTGAACTAGAGGTCCGCGATGGAAACGATGGCTTCAGTGCCCAACGGTGTTGTTTCATGCAATTCTTTGTTCCCCAAATCGAGTCCGTTGAGCAGTTAAACGAAGGGCCGTTCAATGCCACAGATATCGTTCAATTCGAGATCTCATCGGATAATTGGGGATTCACCAAGAGCTCCGGTGGATACTACGATGTAGATCTCTCTTATGAGTCTGAATCTAGGTATGTTACCGTTCTATCGAATGACGAGACCCCATTAGAGTACAGGACGGAAGAACAAGGAGACGAACAACGGCAATATTCCCAGCGAACTATCGTTGAAGTACAAGCCGCTGCACTTAGTGAGGATACTGTTCAGCCCACGGTCGCACTGTACAATGATGCGCACCCAGACCGGGTGCGAACCAACGTCACGCTCCCGACGGTGGAAGTTCGGAACCAGACGACTACTGAACAGTTCAGGGACAACATCACGGTTGAGAGTCTCGCATACGAGGTCAGACGCGAGAACGGGACGAAACATCAGGTCGTAACCGATCAAAGTGAATTACAGGTGTATATCAGGGAAGGATATCAGATCGTCAGCGAGACTAGACGGACCACTGGTGTCTTGTTAGAGCGGCGTATAGAACGCGAGGAAGAACACACGTCAAGGATTTCGTTCGGCACAGAGGAAGACCGGGCGGAGTACCTTCGGGAGAACGCCAATGCCCGTTCTGCTGGTTCACGTGCTGTGACACAAACCCAAACGGAGTACGTTTGGCGAGATAGTCGAGGTGGCCCCGGAACGTACACGGATCAGACGAGGATGCGTACGATTCCAGCTCAGACACGTACCCTTACCCAGTACGAAACCGAGGTCAGGCACACCCAGACGGAAACCGAAATGGTTCGTACACCGTACGAACACACCGTCCGACGGACTTCGGAGCGACCCGTCACTCGGTGTAACCAGATGGTAGGCTGTTATGAGGTAACGGTTACTGAGACTGTTACCGATACCGTCACCGACTATCGGATGGTTCCAACGCCCGTCGAGGAAACATGGTGGACTACGTCGACCTATTGGAGCACGGTTCCTCAATCGCCAGGAGACTCGCCAACCGGCCGAACGAAGCAGGTCGTAGTGAGTGAATCCCGACAGGTACAGGAGTATAGATTTGCGGTCGAGAGTCAGGGGCAGGTAACTAGAGAAACGTTCTTCGCGACCCAGACACAGTCTGAGACGGTCGAAGAGTGGGAGACGTACCAAACAGTGCAAAACGAGGTCATTGCACAGAAATTTGCTAAGCGGGACGACATCCGTGTGGGTAATGTGGAGCAAGAACTAACTTGGACAGTTGCAACGCGTGGTGAGACGACGGAAGTTGTCTCCGAATACGAGGATCCCACGAACGTTGTTGAGACGATTGCCATCGTAACTGGCGAGGTGAGGGAGAGAGAATTTAACCCAATCACTGCCGAGACTGAGGTAGTGACAGTTGACACGTTCAGGGAAGAGGTTATTCGGGATGGGGTTGTGTCTACATACTACCTAATCCGGTCGGTTAGTAGTCAAGAATCGAACTGCTTGACGGGTGACTATTGTGAAGACTAA
- a CDS encoding Htur_1727 family rSAM-partnered candidate RiPP, producing MPVDDRQRISDAPRATDGSEWEVFVRETSTGPMQHVGSVTADSWDIAYEQAGALFSFTADDLWLCPAEAVHRFTPSTLDEAATPADD from the coding sequence ATGCCAGTGGACGACCGACAACGCATCAGCGATGCACCGCGAGCGACCGACGGCTCGGAGTGGGAGGTCTTCGTCCGGGAGACCAGTACCGGCCCGATGCAACACGTCGGGAGCGTCACGGCCGATAGCTGGGACATCGCCTACGAGCAGGCGGGCGCGCTGTTCTCGTTCACCGCGGACGACCTCTGGCTCTGCCCTGCCGAGGCTGTGCACCGGTTCACTCCCTCGACGCTCGACGAGGCCGCGACCCCCGCGGACGACTGA
- a CDS encoding M24 family metallopeptidase, translated as MDPDLSALDAFLDEEGLDGYAFYDDESNSDCYYLTGFGAPDPFFAVYTPDETAALVSSLEYGRAKKEGRLDRVARLTDYDLQEKRREHSAERATELVQAEFLADLGCESVAVGRDFPVGTADGLRNQDVSVVPDEEGVVGDIRAVKTDEEVDNVRTAQRANEAAMARAEELVAEATVDDDGVLHRPDGEVLTCEFVKQEIEISLLRHDCALDETIVACGENAADPHDRGSGPIRADEFVIVDIFPKDKATKYHSDMTRTFLKGEPSETQREWYEVTDEARKAALDVVEAGATGDAVNQAVIDVYQDAGYPTIFTDPGTETGFIHSTGHGVGLDVHEGPAVSRDGEELQAGHIITIEPGLYDPAVGGVRIEDIVVVTEDGYENLVDYPVELVVD; from the coding sequence ATGGACCCGGACCTCTCCGCACTGGACGCGTTCCTCGACGAGGAGGGCCTCGATGGCTACGCGTTCTACGACGACGAGTCGAACTCTGACTGCTACTATCTGACCGGTTTCGGGGCACCGGACCCGTTCTTCGCGGTCTACACACCCGACGAGACGGCGGCGCTCGTCTCGTCGCTGGAGTACGGCCGGGCGAAGAAGGAGGGTCGACTCGACCGGGTCGCACGGCTCACCGACTACGACCTGCAGGAGAAGCGACGGGAACACAGCGCCGAGAGGGCGACCGAGCTCGTCCAGGCCGAGTTCCTCGCCGACCTCGGCTGTGAGTCGGTCGCCGTCGGCCGCGATTTCCCGGTCGGGACGGCGGACGGCCTCCGGAACCAGGACGTCTCGGTGGTCCCCGACGAGGAGGGGGTCGTCGGCGACATCCGCGCCGTGAAGACCGACGAGGAGGTCGACAACGTCCGGACGGCACAGCGGGCCAACGAGGCCGCGATGGCCCGTGCAGAGGAGCTCGTCGCGGAGGCGACTGTCGACGATGACGGCGTCCTCCACCGGCCCGACGGCGAGGTGCTCACCTGCGAGTTCGTCAAGCAGGAGATCGAGATCAGCCTGCTCCGGCACGACTGCGCACTCGACGAGACCATCGTCGCCTGCGGTGAGAACGCTGCAGACCCCCACGACCGCGGCAGCGGTCCCATCCGCGCGGACGAGTTCGTCATCGTCGACATCTTCCCGAAGGACAAGGCGACGAAGTACCACTCGGACATGACCCGGACGTTCCTGAAGGGCGAGCCCTCGGAGACCCAGCGCGAGTGGTACGAGGTCACCGACGAGGCCCGAAAGGCGGCACTCGACGTCGTCGAGGCGGGCGCGACCGGTGACGCGGTGAACCAGGCCGTCATCGACGTCTACCAGGACGCCGGCTACCCGACCATCTTCACCGACCCGGGCACCGAGACCGGCTTCATCCACTCGACCGGTCACGGCGTCGGGCTGGATGTCCACGAGGGACCCGCGGTCTCCCGCGACGGCGAGGAGCTGCAGGCGGGTCACATCATCACCATCGAGCCCGGCCTGTACGACCCCGCGGTCGGCGGCGTCCGCATCGAGGATATCGTCGTCGTCACCGAGGACGGCTACGAGAACCTCGTCGACTACCCGGTCGAGCTGGTCGTGGACTGA
- a CDS encoding small ribosomal subunit Rsm22 family protein, giving the protein MVDREAVVSNAKYLRNVRPIDPDEICEYVASQPHPAVVRQVLREEAVDLELVERGDGTFVPVSERPVETPIDVVESLPETYASALDELLVDHYGYEWATGESGDRLRETIRRLKDDYYQRRQVEYDTDVALGYAIYHLPDFYAAVQYTLNDLVAKRLLPRELRILDVGAGVGGPALGINDYLPDDALVDYHAVEPSAATEVLGALLAETGPNVHPTVHETTAEAFEPEGEYDIVLFANVLNELEDPETVLRRYLDHVAADGSLVALAPADRNTSTGLRALERAVADDGTDDSPTVYAPTVRLWPNEAPTDRGWSFDVRPDLAVPAFQRRLDERRADDADAADDREPADGEFVNVDVQFSYSVLRHDDERLLDVTPSANTYAKMANMDDHVSNRIDLLAVKLSHDLSPDDPTANQLFKIGDGSEHEDNYAVLVRETVGNADLATADYGDLLVFDGVLALWNDDEDSYNLVVDEETVVDRIPKPV; this is encoded by the coding sequence ATGGTCGACAGAGAGGCAGTCGTCTCCAACGCCAAGTACCTCCGGAACGTCCGGCCCATCGACCCCGACGAGATCTGTGAGTACGTCGCCAGCCAGCCCCACCCCGCCGTCGTCCGGCAGGTGCTCCGTGAGGAGGCCGTCGACCTCGAACTCGTCGAACGCGGGGACGGTACCTTCGTCCCGGTGTCGGAGCGGCCGGTCGAGACCCCTATCGACGTGGTCGAGTCGCTCCCGGAGACCTACGCCAGCGCGCTCGACGAACTGCTCGTGGACCACTACGGCTACGAGTGGGCGACCGGCGAGTCCGGGGACCGGCTCCGCGAGACCATCCGCCGGCTCAAGGACGACTACTACCAGCGACGCCAGGTCGAGTACGATACGGACGTGGCGCTCGGGTACGCCATCTACCACCTGCCGGACTTCTACGCCGCTGTCCAGTACACCCTGAACGACCTCGTCGCGAAACGCCTGCTCCCCCGGGAGCTCCGAATCCTCGACGTCGGTGCCGGCGTCGGCGGCCCGGCACTCGGCATCAACGACTACCTGCCCGACGACGCACTCGTCGACTACCACGCCGTCGAGCCCAGCGCCGCGACCGAAGTGCTCGGCGCGCTCCTCGCGGAGACCGGCCCGAACGTCCACCCGACCGTCCACGAGACGACCGCCGAGGCGTTCGAACCCGAGGGCGAGTACGACATCGTCCTCTTCGCGAACGTCCTCAACGAGCTCGAGGACCCGGAGACGGTCCTCCGACGCTACCTCGACCACGTCGCCGCCGACGGCTCGCTCGTCGCACTCGCGCCTGCCGACCGCAACACGAGCACCGGCCTCCGTGCGCTGGAACGAGCGGTTGCGGACGATGGAACCGACGACAGTCCGACCGTCTACGCCCCCACCGTCCGCCTCTGGCCGAACGAGGCACCGACCGACCGTGGCTGGTCGTTCGACGTCCGGCCCGACCTCGCGGTCCCCGCGTTCCAGCGCCGACTCGACGAGCGACGCGCCGACGACGCGGACGCCGCCGACGACCGCGAGCCAGCCGACGGCGAGTTCGTGAACGTCGACGTCCAGTTCTCCTACAGCGTCCTCCGCCACGACGACGAACGTCTCCTCGACGTCACGCCATCGGCGAACACCTACGCGAAGATGGCGAACATGGACGACCACGTCTCGAACCGCATCGACCTGCTCGCGGTGAAACTCTCCCACGACCTCTCGCCCGACGACCCCACTGCCAACCAGCTGTTCAAGATCGGCGACGGCTCCGAACACGAGGACAACTACGCCGTCCTCGTGCGCGAGACCGTCGGGAACGCCGACCTCGCCACCGCGGACTACGGCGACCTCCTCGTCTTCGACGGCGTGCTCGCCCTCTGGAACGACGACGAGGACTCCTACAACCTCGTCGTCGACGAGGAGACCGTCGTCGACCGCATCCCGAAGCCGGTCTGA
- the aroA gene encoding 3-phosphoshikimate 1-carboxyvinyltransferase — protein sequence MDVSISPSTVHGTARAPPSKSYTHRAILAAGYADGAAVTDPLLSADTRATARAVEAFGGSVAVTDDESRLDVDGFDGVPGVPADVIDCANSGTTMRLVTAAAGLVDGTTVLTGDESLRSRPQGPLLDALTELGARAESTRENGQAPLVVTGPISGGRVSIPGDVSSQYVTALLMAGANTDEGIRVDLETELKSAPYVDITLDVLDAFGVDAHRTDDGFAVDGGQRYDPGGEYAVPGDFSSLSYLLAAGAVAAPEGLTLDGAVPSAQGDTAIVDVLDRMGAAVDWDREAGTIDVSQSSLSGTTVDVGDTPDLLPTIAALGAIADGETRIENVEHVRYKETDRVSAMAEELTKLGASVTEHEDELVVYGDESELVGARVDGRKDHRIVMALSVVGLVAEGETTVAGGEHVDVSFPNFFDVLADLGATVRR from the coding sequence ATGGACGTCTCCATCTCGCCTTCGACGGTCCACGGAACCGCCAGGGCACCGCCCTCGAAGAGCTACACGCACAGGGCCATCCTCGCCGCGGGCTACGCCGACGGGGCGGCCGTGACGGACCCGCTTCTCAGCGCCGACACACGGGCGACAGCTCGCGCTGTGGAAGCTTTCGGCGGGTCGGTCGCGGTGACCGACGACGAGAGCCGCCTCGATGTCGATGGCTTCGACGGTGTGCCCGGCGTCCCGGCCGACGTCATCGACTGCGCCAACAGCGGGACGACGATGCGACTCGTCACGGCAGCCGCCGGCCTGGTCGACGGGACGACCGTCCTGACCGGCGACGAGTCGCTCCGCTCGCGCCCGCAGGGCCCGCTCCTCGACGCACTCACCGAACTCGGCGCGAGAGCCGAGAGTACCCGTGAGAACGGGCAGGCACCGCTCGTCGTGACCGGGCCCATCTCCGGCGGGAGGGTCTCGATTCCCGGCGACGTGTCCTCGCAGTACGTCACCGCGCTGCTCATGGCCGGTGCGAACACCGACGAGGGCATCCGGGTCGACCTCGAAACCGAGCTGAAGTCCGCGCCGTACGTCGACATCACGCTCGACGTACTCGACGCGTTCGGCGTCGATGCCCACCGGACCGACGACGGCTTCGCTGTCGACGGTGGCCAGCGATACGACCCCGGTGGCGAGTACGCCGTCCCCGGCGACTTCTCCTCGCTGTCGTACCTGCTCGCAGCCGGAGCCGTCGCGGCCCCCGAGGGGCTGACGCTCGACGGCGCAGTCCCGAGCGCGCAGGGGGACACCGCCATCGTCGACGTACTCGACAGGATGGGTGCGGCGGTCGACTGGGACCGCGAGGCGGGCACCATCGATGTGTCGCAGTCGTCGCTGTCCGGTACCACGGTCGACGTGGGGGACACGCCCGACCTCCTTCCCACCATCGCCGCGCTCGGTGCAATCGCCGACGGCGAGACGCGCATCGAGAACGTCGAGCACGTCCGCTACAAGGAGACGGACCGCGTGAGCGCGATGGCCGAGGAGCTGACGAAACTCGGCGCGAGCGTCACCGAGCACGAGGACGAACTGGTCGTCTACGGCGACGAGAGCGAGCTCGTCGGTGCCCGCGTCGACGGGCGGAAGGACCACCGTATCGTGATGG
- a CDS encoding TIGR04347 family pseudo-SAM/SPASM protein, which translates to MISVSKLLCGLDAEGDGLRYDAADESDKEQISEEKQRRPVVVWNTTRGCNLYCEHCYASACDSGADGEFSTREGKRLLDDLADYGVPVVLFSGGEPLVRPDLVELVDYAADVGLRPVLSTNGTLITADRARALADAGLAYAGISVDGMAETNDHFRGQDGAFDAAVRGIEHCLDTGLKTGLRYTITQHNRDDLRDIVDLLADIGLDRFCFYHLAYGGRGADISDTDLSTAERREAVREVCDLTRAYHDEGHEIETLLVGNYADAGYITEYARREMGEGRARTVRRYLKTNGGDPAGERVADIDYHGNVHLNQFWQSYSLGNVRDRSFGAIWEDDSNPLVNALRSREDRLQGRCTDCQYADICKGGSPLRSLAVHDDPFAPDPQCYLTPEERAPDTGGLQPTDAD; encoded by the coding sequence ATGATATCCGTCTCGAAGCTACTGTGTGGGCTCGACGCCGAGGGCGACGGCCTCCGGTACGACGCAGCCGACGAATCCGACAAAGAACAGATCTCCGAGGAGAAACAGCGGCGACCGGTCGTCGTCTGGAACACGACGCGCGGCTGCAACCTCTACTGCGAGCACTGCTACGCCAGCGCCTGCGACAGCGGGGCCGACGGCGAGTTCTCGACCCGTGAGGGGAAACGACTGCTCGATGACCTCGCAGACTACGGCGTCCCGGTCGTCCTGTTCTCCGGTGGGGAACCCCTCGTCAGGCCGGACCTCGTCGAACTCGTCGACTACGCCGCCGACGTGGGCCTCCGCCCGGTCCTCTCGACCAACGGGACGCTCATCACCGCGGACCGTGCCCGGGCGCTCGCCGACGCGGGTCTCGCCTACGCCGGCATCTCTGTCGACGGGATGGCCGAGACGAACGACCATTTCCGCGGACAGGACGGCGCGTTCGACGCCGCGGTTCGAGGCATCGAGCACTGCCTCGACACCGGACTGAAGACCGGCCTCCGGTACACCATCACGCAACACAACCGCGACGACCTCCGCGACATCGTCGACCTGCTCGCCGACATCGGACTCGACCGCTTCTGCTTCTACCACCTCGCCTACGGCGGCCGCGGTGCGGACATCTCGGACACCGACCTCTCGACGGCGGAACGACGCGAGGCGGTCCGCGAGGTGTGCGACCTCACTCGCGCCTACCACGACGAGGGTCACGAGATAGAGACCCTCCTCGTCGGGAACTACGCCGACGCCGGCTACATCACCGAGTACGCCCGCCGCGAGATGGGTGAAGGCCGTGCCCGAACGGTTCGCCGGTATCTCAAGACCAACGGCGGCGACCCCGCCGGCGAGCGCGTCGCCGACATCGACTACCACGGCAACGTCCACCTCAATCAGTTCTGGCAGTCCTACAGCCTCGGCAACGTCCGCGACCGTTCCTTCGGTGCAATCTGGGAGGACGACTCGAACCCGCTCGTGAACGCGCTCCGCTCCCGCGAAGACAGGCTCCAGGGACGCTGCACCGACTGCCAGTACGCCGATATCTGCAAGGGTGGCTCGCCGCTCCGGTCGCTCGCGGTCCACGACGACCCGTTCGCACCCGACCCGCAGTGCTACCTCACGCCGGAAGAGCGTGCGCCCGATACCGGCGGACTGCAGCCGACGGACGCCGACTGA
- a CDS encoding SelT/SelW/SelH family protein translates to MTDIEIEYCVPCGYLNRAEDVQHVLLSNFGEQIDSVTLRTGDHGVFTVNVDNETVFDKADDEYDVDEIARLVREQL, encoded by the coding sequence ATGACCGACATCGAAATCGAGTACTGCGTCCCGTGTGGCTACCTCAACCGCGCCGAAGACGTCCAGCACGTCCTCCTCTCGAACTTCGGCGAACAGATCGACAGCGTCACCCTCCGAACGGGTGACCACGGCGTCTTCACCGTCAACGTCGACAACGAGACGGTCTTCGACAAAGCAGACGACGAGTACGACGTCGACGAGATCGCCCGACTCGTCCGCGAACAGCTCTGA
- a CDS encoding prephenate dehydrogenase/arogenate dehydrogenase family protein: protein MRTLVVGAGSMGRWLADALDGTVTFADADGGAAREAAAAVGGTTADLDGTDTYEVVCLAVPMPVVGDAIAAQADRAERAIVDVTGEMATPLAAMRDHAPALERLSLHPLFAPSSAPGRIAAVTDESGPTVDAVRTALTDAGNEVFETTADEHDEAMETVQASAHAAVLAYGLAAEPVDERFHTPVSADLQTLVDRVTDGDAHVYADIQSRFDGADALAEAAARIADADRDEFEQLYERLRDGTTDDDGPGGT, encoded by the coding sequence ATGCGAACACTCGTCGTCGGGGCCGGCTCCATGGGACGTTGGCTAGCCGACGCACTCGACGGCACCGTCACCTTCGCGGACGCGGACGGAGGCGCGGCTCGCGAGGCGGCGGCCGCCGTCGGCGGTACGACCGCTGACCTCGACGGCACCGACACCTACGAGGTGGTCTGTCTCGCGGTACCGATGCCCGTCGTCGGTGACGCCATCGCGGCACAGGCCGACCGCGCCGAACGCGCGATCGTCGACGTGACCGGCGAGATGGCGACCCCGCTCGCGGCGATGCGCGACCACGCACCGGCTCTCGAACGGCTGAGCCTCCACCCCCTGTTCGCGCCGTCGAGCGCACCCGGGCGGATCGCCGCCGTCACCGACGAGTCCGGCCCGACGGTCGATGCGGTCCGGACCGCACTCACCGACGCCGGCAACGAGGTCTTCGAGACGACTGCGGACGAACACGACGAGGCGATGGAGACGGTCCAGGCGAGCGCCCATGCGGCCGTCCTCGCCTACGGTCTCGCCGCCGAACCCGTCGACGAACGATTCCACACGCCCGTCTCGGCCGACCTGCAGACCCTCGTCGACCGGGTGACCGACGGTGACGCGCACGTCTACGCCGACATCCAGTCGCGGTTCGACGGCGCGGACGCGCTCGCCGAGGCCGCCGCCAGGATCGCCGACGCGGACCGTGACGAGTTCGAACAGCTGTACGAACGACTGCGGGACGGGACGACCGACGACGACGGACCGGGGGGTACCTGA